The following coding sequences are from one SAR116 cluster alpha proteobacterium HIMB100 window:
- a CDS encoding deoxycytidine deaminase (PFAM: 2'-deoxycytidine 5'-triphosphate deaminase (DCD)) yields the protein MKQTDPNLATANGILPVQELQTCFAKGYISSQTDLADGQIQPASLDLRLGHRAWRIQASFLPGMNQTVQDKIEKFAMYELDLTEGAVMETGCVYIVELQERLALPDSLSALANPKSSTGRLDVFTRLITDGAVEFEAVAKGYSGPLYAEISPRTFSVKVRQGSRLSQLRLRRGQESLNDSELADLQQAQKIVQFDDKTQISIQDGIGLSVNLTPQPGTELVGWRARKHAGLVDVDVAGGQPANRFWEAVTVDDLSKGGLVLNPDEFYILASREFVTVPSAFAAEMRAYDTRVGEFRAHYAGFFDPGFGVSAIGATPTRAVLEVRSHDVPFLIEQGQVACRLVYEPMAAAPEYLYGAQGSGSNYQSQGLKLAKHFHMG from the coding sequence GTGAAACAGACTGATCCGAATCTGGCGACTGCGAACGGTATTCTGCCTGTACAAGAATTACAGACCTGCTTTGCCAAAGGCTATATTTCGTCTCAGACCGATTTGGCTGATGGCCAGATACAACCAGCCAGTCTGGATTTGCGGCTGGGCCACCGGGCCTGGCGGATTCAGGCCTCATTTTTGCCCGGCATGAACCAGACGGTTCAGGATAAAATTGAAAAATTTGCCATGTATGAGCTGGACCTGACAGAAGGCGCAGTGATGGAAACAGGCTGCGTCTATATCGTTGAGCTGCAGGAACGTCTGGCTTTGCCGGACAGTTTATCTGCGCTGGCAAATCCAAAAAGCTCTACCGGGCGCCTCGATGTGTTCACCCGTCTGATCACTGACGGGGCCGTTGAATTTGAGGCTGTTGCCAAAGGCTATAGTGGTCCGCTTTATGCCGAAATTTCCCCGCGGACATTTTCTGTCAAAGTCAGGCAGGGTAGCCGGTTATCCCAGTTGCGTCTGCGCCGGGGACAGGAAAGCCTGAATGATTCTGAACTTGCTGATTTGCAGCAGGCCCAGAAAATTGTCCAGTTTGATGACAAAACACAGATTTCAATTCAGGACGGTATCGGGTTGTCTGTGAATCTGACCCCGCAGCCAGGCACAGAGCTGGTTGGCTGGCGGGCCCGAAAACATGCCGGGCTAGTTGATGTTGATGTGGCTGGTGGTCAGCCTGCGAACCGGTTTTGGGAAGCCGTCACTGTGGATGATTTATCAAAGGGCGGCTTGGTTCTGAATCCAGATGAATTTTACATTCTGGCCAGCCGTGAATTTGTAACGGTACCGTCTGCTTTTGCAGCTGAAATGCGGGCTTATGATACACGTGTTGGCGAATTCCGTGCGCATTATGCGGGATTTTTTGATCCCGGTTTTGGGGTAAGTGCGATCGGGGCCACACCAACCAGAGCGGTTCTTGAGGTGCGATCTCATGATGTACCATTTCTGATTGAACAGGGCCAGGTGGCCTGCAGGCTGGTTTATGAGCCAATGGCCGCAGCACCTGAATATCTGTATGGGGCACAAGGGTCTGGGTCAAACTATCAGTCGCAAGGGCTGAAGCTGGCGAAACATTTTCATATGGGATAA
- a CDS encoding ornithine carbamoyltransferase (PFAM: Aspartate/ornithine carbamoyltransferase, carbamoyl-P binding domain; Aspartate/ornithine carbamoyltransferase, Asp/Orn binding domain~TIGRFAM: ornithine carbamoyltransferase) has translation MRHFLDIKDFDKDRLAAMLQTARDMKAGTYTDKPLSGSHIGMIFEKPSTRTRVSFEVGISQLGGIPVVLAASDLQLGRGETVADTAKVLSRYLDGVMIRALRHETVTELAEHATVPVINGLTNLSHPCQIMADLQTILEQHGQLEDEIVVWFGDGNNVANSWIEAAALFGFELRLAGPEAYRPPAALIAWAREKGANIIITEDAEEAARGASVLVTDVWVSMGDDEGTRLKDMHPFQVTQSLLQLAQPDAIFLHCLPAVRGQEVTAEVIDGPQSAVFDEAENRLHAQKAVMAHILNDNF, from the coding sequence ATGCGACATTTTCTGGATATCAAAGATTTCGATAAAGACCGGTTGGCTGCCATGCTGCAGACTGCCCGGGACATGAAGGCGGGCACATATACAGATAAGCCTCTGTCTGGTAGTCATATTGGAATGATTTTTGAAAAGCCCTCAACCCGGACACGCGTTTCTTTTGAAGTCGGCATCTCTCAGCTGGGTGGCATACCCGTGGTACTGGCGGCCAGCGATCTTCAGCTGGGCCGGGGCGAAACGGTCGCCGACACGGCCAAAGTTCTGTCTCGTTATCTGGATGGGGTTATGATCCGGGCCTTACGTCATGAAACGGTGACCGAATTGGCTGAACATGCGACGGTTCCTGTTATTAACGGGCTGACGAATTTGTCTCATCCGTGCCAGATTATGGCAGATCTGCAAACCATCCTTGAACAGCATGGCCAGCTGGAAGATGAAATTGTCGTCTGGTTCGGTGATGGCAATAATGTGGCAAACAGCTGGATTGAGGCAGCAGCATTGTTTGGGTTTGAACTTCGCCTTGCCGGGCCGGAAGCCTATCGCCCGCCCGCAGCCCTGATTGCCTGGGCGCGTGAAAAGGGCGCTAATATTATCATTACCGAAGATGCTGAAGAAGCGGCACGCGGCGCCAGCGTCTTGGTTACTGATGTCTGGGTGTCTATGGGAGATGATGAAGGTACCCGCCTGAAGGACATGCACCCGTTTCAGGTAACCCAATCTCTGCTGCAGCTGGCCCAGCCGGATGCGATATTTTTGCATTGTTTGCCAGCCGTTCGGGGACAGGAAGTCACAGCAGAAGTGATTGACGGTCCGCAGTCAGCTGTGTTTGACGAGGCCGAAAACCGTCTGCATGCGCAAAAAGCGGTTATGGCGCATATTCTGAACGATAATTTTTAA
- a CDS encoding hypothetical protein (PFAM: RecX family), which yields MTTKTSEPPVGERSVVSPSADKIKKRLTNKALHYLGRYATTSAQLEAVLRKFAGRKLEQADPIMLDQGIKDVIESCIRLGYIDDTAFIRSQFRQGLRRGHSQKRILLKLAQKGISRDLALAVLQESDDDIGPDEQSELAAALIYARKKSVGPFACPPPSCPEDRQKHMGRLARNGFSFDVVRKVMDLSSSEDADILLDAVYPHR from the coding sequence ATGACAACAAAAACATCTGAACCCCCTGTTGGCGAACGATCTGTTGTCAGCCCGTCTGCAGACAAAATCAAAAAGAGGCTGACCAATAAAGCACTGCATTACCTGGGCCGCTATGCCACGACATCAGCCCAGCTTGAAGCGGTGTTGCGCAAGTTTGCCGGGCGGAAGTTGGAACAGGCCGATCCCATAATGCTGGATCAGGGCATCAAAGATGTGATCGAAAGCTGTATCCGGCTGGGTTATATTGATGATACCGCCTTTATCCGAAGCCAGTTCAGGCAGGGCTTGCGAAGGGGACATTCACAAAAACGCATTTTGCTGAAGCTTGCGCAAAAAGGGATCAGCCGCGATCTGGCGCTGGCTGTTTTGCAAGAAAGTGATGATGATATTGGACCAGATGAACAATCCGAGCTAGCGGCAGCGCTGATTTACGCCCGCAAAAAATCAGTTGGGCCATTCGCCTGTCCGCCGCCCAGCTGTCCGGAAGACAGACAAAAACATATGGGGCGGCTGGCCCGAAACGGATTCAGCTTTGATGTGGTCCGCAAAGTGATGGACCTCAGCTCAAGCGAGGATGCAGACATCCTGCTTGATGCAGTCTATCCACACAGGTAG
- a CDS encoding Trk-type K+ transport system, membrane component (PFAM: Cation transport protein~TIGRFAM: potassium uptake protein, TrkH family): protein MHAAPVLKILGLLLSILAVSMLIPMSFDLASGNPDWQAFAAAALFTGFIGICLWLANGRIQGADLGLKEAFLLTNGAWVLIGLFGALPFYFSTLNLSVVDAVFESTSGITTTGSTILSDIEQASSGLLIWRALLQWLGGVGIIVMAMAVLPMLSVGGMQLFRTESFETADKVIPRATQLAGGIFAVYTGLTILWTAMLAGAGMPSFDALAHAMTTLATGGYSTRTSSIGAFDSHLIELIVIGGMIVGSLPFVHYLALTRGGWQSLGKDPQVRWFAVLMAAVILLITFDLNRDGHSWAEALRLSSFNAVSVMTGTGYGTADFALWGGSSTTLLLICMFIGGCAGSTTCGIKMFRLQVLAANIKVQLARLLRPHAVVLAYYNKRPVPEPVLDAVMGFFYLYILCFVALTMILGLFGLDFQTALSGAATSISNVGPGLGDVIGPAGDFSSLPAGAKWAMCVGMLLGRLELFTVLVMLSPRFWNA from the coding sequence ATGCATGCTGCACCTGTTCTCAAAATATTGGGCCTTTTACTGAGCATTCTGGCTGTATCAATGCTGATTCCGATGAGCTTTGATTTGGCCAGCGGTAATCCAGACTGGCAGGCCTTTGCCGCAGCGGCCCTGTTTACCGGCTTTATCGGCATTTGTTTGTGGCTGGCCAATGGCCGGATCCAAGGTGCCGATCTTGGCCTGAAAGAAGCTTTTCTGCTGACCAATGGGGCCTGGGTCCTGATCGGCTTGTTTGGCGCGTTACCGTTTTATTTTTCAACGTTAAATCTGTCGGTTGTGGATGCGGTGTTTGAATCCACATCCGGAATCACCACCACAGGGTCAACAATTTTAAGCGACATTGAGCAGGCTTCATCAGGCCTGTTGATTTGGCGGGCCTTGCTGCAATGGCTGGGGGGTGTAGGCATCATTGTGATGGCAATGGCGGTTCTGCCGATGCTGTCTGTCGGCGGAATGCAGCTGTTCAGAACAGAATCCTTTGAGACCGCAGATAAGGTGATCCCAAGAGCAACACAGCTGGCAGGCGGAATTTTTGCTGTATACACTGGATTAACCATTTTGTGGACAGCGATGCTGGCCGGGGCAGGTATGCCGTCTTTTGATGCGCTGGCTCATGCGATGACAACCCTGGCGACAGGGGGATATTCAACACGGACTTCCTCTATCGGCGCCTTTGACTCGCATCTGATCGAGCTTATTGTCATTGGCGGCATGATCGTTGGCAGCCTGCCTTTTGTGCATTATCTGGCCCTGACCCGCGGCGGCTGGCAGAGCCTGGGAAAAGACCCGCAGGTCAGATGGTTTGCTGTGTTGATGGCTGCGGTGATTTTGCTGATCACTTTTGATTTGAACAGAGACGGACATAGCTGGGCAGAGGCATTGCGTCTGTCGTCTTTCAATGCGGTATCTGTGATGACCGGCACAGGCTATGGCACCGCTGATTTCGCCTTATGGGGCGGCTCGTCCACAACTTTGCTTTTAATCTGTATGTTTATTGGCGGCTGTGCCGGATCGACAACCTGTGGCATCAAAATGTTCAGACTTCAGGTATTGGCGGCAAATATCAAAGTCCAGCTGGCACGGCTGTTGCGGCCACATGCTGTCGTGCTGGCCTATTACAACAAAAGACCTGTTCCAGAACCTGTTCTGGATGCAGTGATGGGCTTTTTCTACTTATATATTCTTTGTTTCGTCGCGCTGACCATGATCCTCGGACTGTTTGGCCTTGATTTCCAAACAGCCTTGTCCGGAGCCGCGACATCAATTTCAAATGTGGGTCCGGGGCTGGGAGATGTTATCGGTCCGGCAGGGGACTTCAGCAGCTTGCCCGCCGGCGCAAAATGGGCCATGTGTGTCGGCATGCTGTTGGGCCGGCTTGAGCTGTTCACCGTTCTGGTGATGCTGAGCCCACGATTCTGGAACGCCTAA
- a CDS encoding acetylornithine/succinylornithine aminotransferase (PFAM: Aminotransferase class-III~TIGRFAM: acetylornithine and succinylornithine aminotransferases), producing MAIQSPLSDTAVMPTYGRADLSFVRGEGSWLYTADDTAYLDCATGIAVNLFGHNHPRLVQALHSQAALLWHTSNLYRIPEQERLAERLAAHAGLDHVFFCNSGAEANEAAVKMARRFQNRQSGEQRYKIICAGGSFHGRTLAMLAATDKPLFRDGFGPMPEGFEHVPFGNLNSLRDALSDEVAAIMVEPVQGEGGANAAPKGYLEGVRKAADEFGCLVIADEVQSGMGRTGHLFAYQATDIQPDLVVLAKGLGGGFPVGAVIARRDIGEAMGPGSHGSTFGGNPLAMAVANAVLDGLEEDGFLQTVQARIDRLDQHLHELAAAYPDKIVEVRGSGLLRGLRLADNLAVGDVTAALRERHLLCVPAAENVLRLLPPLTISETELATARSALEACFSEQKTA from the coding sequence ATGGCAATCCAAAGCCCTTTATCCGACACAGCGGTGATGCCCACTTACGGGCGTGCAGACCTCAGCTTTGTGCGCGGTGAGGGCAGCTGGCTCTACACTGCTGATGATACCGCCTATCTTGATTGTGCAACCGGTATTGCGGTCAATCTGTTTGGTCATAATCATCCGCGCTTGGTTCAGGCATTACACAGCCAGGCAGCTCTGTTGTGGCATACATCTAATCTGTATCGGATACCAGAACAGGAACGTTTGGCAGAACGGCTGGCGGCGCATGCTGGACTTGATCATGTGTTTTTCTGTAATTCAGGAGCTGAAGCCAATGAAGCTGCTGTGAAAATGGCGCGTCGGTTCCAGAACCGCCAGTCAGGTGAACAAAGATATAAGATCATCTGTGCAGGCGGCTCTTTCCACGGCCGCACGCTGGCAATGCTGGCCGCCACTGATAAACCCCTGTTCAGAGACGGGTTCGGACCGATGCCTGAAGGCTTTGAACATGTGCCTTTTGGCAATCTGAACAGTTTGCGTGATGCGCTGTCTGATGAGGTTGCGGCGATTATGGTCGAGCCTGTACAAGGTGAAGGCGGGGCAAATGCTGCTCCGAAAGGGTATCTGGAAGGGGTGCGTAAAGCAGCTGATGAATTTGGCTGTCTGGTGATCGCTGACGAGGTCCAAAGCGGTATGGGCCGGACCGGGCATTTGTTTGCGTATCAGGCGACCGACATTCAGCCTGACCTTGTGGTTTTGGCCAAAGGACTTGGCGGCGGCTTCCCGGTCGGGGCGGTGATCGCCAGACGTGATATTGGCGAGGCGATGGGGCCAGGCAGTCACGGCTCTACTTTTGGCGGTAATCCGCTGGCCATGGCGGTGGCAAATGCTGTTCTTGACGGGCTGGAAGAAGACGGATTTTTACAGACGGTTCAGGCCCGGATAGACAGGCTTGACCAGCATCTTCATGAGCTTGCGGCGGCCTATCCTGACAAGATTGTTGAGGTGCGCGGCAGCGGTTTGTTGCGTGGCCTCAGGCTGGCAGACAATTTAGCCGTCGGTGACGTTACAGCAGCATTGCGGGAACGCCATCTGTTATGTGTTCCGGCAGCTGAAAATGTGTTGCGATTACTGCCGCCTCTGACCATAAGCGAAACAGAATTGGCGACTGCACGCTCTGCGCTGGAGGCCTGTTTTTCTGAGCAGAAAACTGCCTGA
- a CDS encoding disulfide bond chaperone (PFAM: Hsp33 protein) codes for MTFSSFPTDAGQGAGASCVTPFYLTGEDELSTTPLIRGRLARLFDPARTILGRHDYPDCISEICAETMGLAACLSTTLKFDGVFTVQAKGDGALKTLFADVTSEGHIRSYAAFDDQLTDQYLPTAPAVLPRLMGSGYVAFTVDQAAANGDAGHRYQGIVELEGPHMGDCAVAWFKNSEQLATHVITSAQKTATGWQGAALFLQQIAEEGGEGLKQVNSSMEEEWHTAMVLMSSVKKEELLDPSLPPDQLLYRLFHANGLHLQPSRPLTDTCRCSAEKVENMLQSLSADQRIEMSDDSGNLVVNCEFCKTIRSYHHTAFSA; via the coding sequence ATGACATTTTCTTCCTTTCCGACAGACGCAGGCCAGGGCGCAGGGGCCAGCTGTGTAACCCCCTTTTACCTGACAGGTGAAGATGAACTAAGCACAACGCCCTTGATCCGGGGGCGGCTGGCCCGCTTGTTTGACCCGGCCCGCACCATTTTGGGCCGCCATGACTATCCAGATTGCATCAGCGAAATTTGTGCCGAAACGATGGGGCTGGCTGCTTGTTTGTCAACCACGCTGAAATTTGACGGGGTATTTACTGTACAGGCCAAAGGAGATGGGGCGCTGAAAACGCTGTTTGCGGATGTGACCTCTGAAGGCCATATCCGGTCATATGCGGCTTTTGATGACCAGCTGACAGACCAGTATCTGCCAACAGCACCAGCTGTGCTGCCGCGGCTGATGGGATCAGGTTATGTTGCTTTCACTGTGGATCAGGCCGCCGCAAATGGTGATGCTGGACACCGCTATCAGGGCATAGTTGAACTTGAAGGCCCGCATATGGGAGATTGCGCGGTTGCCTGGTTCAAAAATTCTGAACAGCTGGCCACGCATGTGATTACATCTGCGCAAAAGACGGCAACGGGCTGGCAAGGCGCGGCGTTGTTTTTGCAGCAGATTGCTGAAGAAGGGGGCGAAGGCCTGAAACAGGTGAACAGCTCAATGGAAGAAGAATGGCATACAGCGATGGTGCTGATGTCTTCAGTGAAAAAAGAGGAATTGCTTGACCCTTCTTTGCCGCCTGACCAGCTGCTCTATCGGCTGTTTCACGCCAACGGCCTTCATCTGCAGCCATCGCGGCCGCTGACAGATACATGCCGTTGTTCCGCTGAAAAAGTTGAAAATATGCTGCAGTCCTTATCTGCTGACCAACGGATCGAGATGAGCGATGACAGCGGTAATTTGGTGGTGAATTGTGAATTCTGCAAGACCATCCGAAGCTACCATCACACCGCTTTTTCTGCATAA
- a CDS encoding cobalamin-dependent methionine synthase I (PFAM: Homocysteine S-methyltransferase): MKTSFADLCASRDWLLADGATGTNLFRAGLETGYPPELWNVEHPDRVTGLHSAFIDAGADILLTNSFGGTAHRLKLHQAETRVAELNEAAARLARAVADAADKPVLVAGSMGPTGELFEPLGALTPDEAEQAFAEQAIALAAGGADLLWIETMSSLEEIEAAVKGARHADLPVAATMTFDTAGRTMMGITPAAYADVAANLGLDAFGANCGIGPAELLDSIHGFVEHKAELLMVAKGNCGIPAYVDGEIHYHGTPELMADYAVLARDSGVKIIGGCCGTSPEHVKAMAHALRTTPPAGSATRQDVAAKLGEAWSNVPEKPTSEQAERRRRRRRG, from the coding sequence ATGAAAACTTCATTCGCTGACTTATGCGCTTCGCGCGACTGGCTGTTGGCGGATGGGGCCACAGGCACCAATCTGTTTCGTGCTGGACTGGAAACGGGATATCCTCCTGAACTTTGGAATGTTGAACATCCTGACCGGGTGACTGGCTTGCACAGCGCGTTCATAGACGCAGGTGCAGATATCCTTCTGACCAATTCATTTGGCGGTACTGCCCACCGGCTGAAGCTGCATCAGGCGGAAACGCGTGTCGCAGAATTAAATGAAGCTGCTGCACGTCTGGCACGTGCTGTTGCTGATGCAGCGGACAAGCCTGTTCTGGTGGCTGGCTCAATGGGCCCGACTGGCGAATTATTTGAACCATTGGGCGCGCTCACCCCTGATGAGGCCGAACAGGCCTTTGCTGAACAGGCGATCGCGTTGGCTGCCGGAGGCGCGGATTTGCTGTGGATAGAGACGATGTCGTCTCTGGAAGAGATTGAGGCTGCGGTTAAAGGTGCACGCCATGCAGATTTGCCTGTTGCCGCGACAATGACATTTGATACTGCAGGCAGGACCATGATGGGCATCACCCCGGCCGCTTATGCTGATGTTGCGGCCAATCTTGGCCTGGATGCGTTTGGAGCAAATTGTGGAATCGGTCCGGCTGAGCTGTTGGATTCCATTCATGGATTTGTTGAGCATAAAGCTGAACTGCTCATGGTTGCCAAGGGAAATTGCGGTATCCCTGCCTATGTGGATGGGGAAATTCATTATCATGGCACACCAGAGCTGATGGCGGATTACGCGGTTCTGGCCCGGGACTCCGGCGTGAAGATCATCGGTGGTTGCTGTGGGACCAGCCCAGAGCACGTCAAGGCGATGGCTCATGCTTTGCGGACTACGCCTCCTGCTGGTTCTGCCACACGTCAGGATGTTGCGGCAAAGCTGGGTGAGGCGTGGAGCAATGTACCGGAAAAACCAACATCTGAACAAGCTGAGCGGCGCCGTCGGCGGCGGCGGGGCTGA
- a CDS encoding putative DJ-1/PfpI family — MTKTTLSGQKIAIMVATGFDEQNFIEVQKMLMGQNAQLKVISPVAGLVHGRTGTQLGMSYPVDSLLSETLAVDYDALIIPFGEAHLSVLAEELHAARIIRAFLRENMPVLAQADALNLISEIDSSIQIDALQAQGETGRHNRLLWAAADTAMSTITREFVSTCLEDNSDDSAAA, encoded by the coding sequence ATGACAAAGACAACACTTTCAGGTCAGAAAATTGCAATCATGGTCGCCACTGGATTTGATGAACAGAATTTCATTGAAGTCCAGAAAATGCTGATGGGCCAAAATGCACAACTGAAGGTGATTTCGCCCGTTGCAGGTCTGGTCCATGGGCGGACCGGTACACAGTTGGGCATGTCTTATCCGGTTGATTCTCTTCTGTCTGAAACGTTGGCGGTTGATTATGACGCGCTGATCATCCCGTTTGGGGAAGCCCATTTGTCTGTTCTGGCTGAAGAATTACACGCAGCGCGTATCATTAGGGCTTTCTTGCGAGAAAATATGCCTGTTCTGGCACAGGCTGATGCGCTGAATCTGATCAGCGAGATTGACAGCAGCATCCAGATAGATGCGTTGCAGGCCCAAGGAGAGACCGGACGGCATAATCGTCTGTTATGGGCGGCAGCTGATACAGCCATGTCAACCATCACCAGGGAATTTGTATCCACCTGCCTGGAAGATAATAGTGACGACAGCGCTGCTGCCTAG
- a CDS encoding ABC-type polysaccharide/polyol phosphate export systems, permease component (PFAM: ABC-2 type transporter), translating into MPRTPYNPSLRRPLRISGVNWVGLQTLYLKEVRRFMNVPTQTLLGPVVTAVLFMMVFAVAVGERAGLGAGNSFVQFLAPGLVMMTVLQNAFANTSSSITSAKVQGNIVDLLMPPLGPGELLTAMVAAAITRGVLVAFVCIVTFWFFDAIILPPDLIMAAVFLLLGASVMAIAGLIAGIWARKFDHLSAITNFVVQPLAFLSGTFYSIDRLPAPFDTIAGLNPFFMIIDGFRYGMTGLIDGHLLTSVLVTLTINVCLAVLCYKILSSGFRLKS; encoded by the coding sequence ATGCCGCGCACACCCTATAATCCTTCTCTTCGTCGCCCGCTTCGCATCTCAGGGGTGAATTGGGTGGGTCTGCAAACGCTCTATTTGAAAGAGGTACGCCGATTTATGAATGTGCCGACCCAGACATTGCTTGGGCCTGTTGTCACAGCTGTTTTGTTTATGATGGTTTTTGCCGTTGCTGTTGGTGAACGTGCAGGCCTTGGGGCAGGTAACAGCTTTGTTCAGTTTCTTGCCCCAGGATTGGTCATGATGACGGTGTTGCAGAATGCTTTTGCGAATACCTCCTCTTCAATTACCAGTGCGAAAGTCCAAGGTAATATTGTTGATTTGCTGATGCCGCCTCTGGGTCCGGGCGAGCTGCTGACAGCAATGGTGGCAGCGGCCATTACACGAGGTGTTCTTGTCGCATTTGTCTGTATTGTGACCTTCTGGTTTTTTGATGCGATCATTCTGCCGCCTGACCTGATTATGGCTGCGGTGTTTTTGTTGCTCGGGGCCAGCGTTATGGCGATAGCTGGCCTGATTGCCGGGATTTGGGCACGTAAATTCGACCATTTATCCGCAATCACTAATTTTGTGGTTCAGCCTTTGGCGTTTTTGTCTGGGACATTTTATTCAATCGACCGTCTGCCTGCGCCGTTTGACACAATCGCTGGTCTGAACCCATTTTTCATGATAATAGACGGATTCCGATATGGAATGACGGGACTGATAGACGGTCACCTGCTGACATCTGTTCTGGTAACGCTGACGATTAATGTTTGTCTGGCTGTGCTGTGTTACAAGATTTTATCGTCCGGATTCCGTTTGAAAAGCTAA
- a CDS encoding putative Fe-S protein (PFAM: Protein of unknown function (DUF1289)): MKLPSPCISICQIDPVSQNCMGCYRTRQEIARWPAMTADEQQFLLQQLKQRRAEKTGVNARISKRRR; the protein is encoded by the coding sequence ATGAAACTGCCATCGCCATGTATCAGCATCTGCCAGATTGACCCGGTCAGCCAGAATTGCATGGGCTGTTACCGGACCCGCCAGGAAATCGCCAGATGGCCTGCAATGACAGCAGATGAACAACAATTTCTGCTGCAGCAGCTGAAACAACGCCGGGCCGAAAAAACAGGCGTGAATGCCAGGATATCCAAACGTCGCCGCTGA
- a CDS encoding GTP cyclohydrolase I (PFAM: GTP cyclohydrolase I~TIGRFAM: GTP cyclohydrolase I), whose product MTPYDSTNPDSQATASQEDNRPSRAEAEQAVDVLLRWAGDDPSREGLIDTPARVVRAYEEFFSGYADDPEDMLARTFEEVEGYDDMVMLRGIDLQSHCEHHMVPILGQAHIAYLPDRRVVGISKLARVLDSFGRRLQTQETMTAQVANAIQNALKPKGVAILVDAQHQCMTTRGVKKQGVSMVTTRFTGAFQTDSDLRERFYQHIKLG is encoded by the coding sequence ATGACCCCATATGACAGCACAAACCCAGATAGCCAAGCCACCGCCTCACAAGAGGACAACCGACCAAGCCGTGCTGAAGCTGAACAGGCAGTGGATGTTTTGCTGCGCTGGGCCGGAGACGACCCGTCTCGTGAAGGGTTGATTGACACGCCTGCACGTGTGGTGCGGGCCTATGAGGAATTTTTCTCTGGATATGCAGATGATCCAGAAGACATGCTGGCCCGCACCTTTGAAGAAGTTGAAGGCTATGATGACATGGTGATGCTGCGCGGCATTGATTTGCAGTCACATTGTGAACATCATATGGTCCCGATTTTGGGTCAGGCTCATATTGCTTATCTGCCTGACAGACGGGTAGTTGGCATTTCCAAACTGGCCCGTGTGTTGGACAGTTTTGGTCGGCGGCTGCAGACCCAAGAAACCATGACAGCTCAGGTGGCAAATGCGATTCAAAACGCCCTCAAGCCGAAAGGCGTGGCAATTCTGGTTGATGCCCAGCATCAGTGCATGACAACCAGAGGTGTGAAAAAACAGGGGGTATCAATGGTCACAACCCGCTTCACAGGCGCGTTCCAGACCGATTCAGACTTGCGTGAGCGGTTCTATCAGCATATCAAACTTGGCTAG